The nucleotide sequence TGGGCGCGCCGGCGATCGAGTTCCACACCGGCCACTGGGCCGACTTCGTCACCGCCGGGCAAACCGTGGAGGCCGAGGCGGAGTTCGCCCGCATCATCGCCGGCGCCCGGCAGGCCCATGCGCTCGGCATCGAGGTCCATGCCGGCCACGGCCTCGACTGCGCCACCTCCGAGACCATCGCCGCCGTTGCCGAGATCGTCGAGCTCAACACCGGCCATTTCATCATCGGCGAGGCGGTGTTCGAGGGGCTTGCCGCGGTCATCGGCGCCATGCGCGCGGCGATGGAACGCGGCCGCAGCCGGGCGGTGACGGCATGATTCTCGGCCTTGGCTCCGACCTGATCGACATCCGCCGCGTCGAGAAGACGCTGGAGCGCCACGGCGAGCGCTTCATCGCGCGGGTTTTCACTGCCGTTGAGCGTACCGCAGCGGAACGCCGGGTCGGCCCGGCGGCCACCTATGCCAAGCGCTTCGCCGCCAAGGAGGCCTGCGCCAAGGCGCTTGGCACCGGCATCCGGGCCGGGGTGTTCTGGCGCGACATGGGGGTGGTCAACCTGCCGGGCGGCCGGCCCAC is from Blastochloris viridis and encodes:
- the acpS gene encoding holo-ACP synthase, producing MILGLGSDLIDIRRVEKTLERHGERFIARVFTAVERTAAERRVGPAATYAKRFAAKEACAKALGTGIRAGVFWRDMGVVNLPGGRPTLKLTGGAAARLAAMTPPGYEARIDLTLTDDYPLASAVVIISAVPLPTAGA